In the Mya arenaria isolate MELC-2E11 chromosome 11, ASM2691426v1 genome, one interval contains:
- the LOC128209783 gene encoding E3 ubiquitin-protein ligase NRDP1-like — MGFGVQRFIGPVDPNLICGICSAVLEDAVLTPCGHSFCQSCITTWLARPGTDTCPECRSHVASRDVKPVLSLRNLINGFDVGCDFNERGCKVILKLDRLKNHLQTCGYVPVTCAGCEEAVSRFELASHQIRCEGIANSVRDEDDDITPQQRLGNIRFTHALTSIDVSELISKIASLEFQAKTLKRDLQIAESKNRVLDREYRKTKDELQHKRCELLELNNEFDPDYEYGYCPQSIAKLSLLIARHLLNKPSYIDRDKIFTSVRRCYDKYARCGSEFEHDVHMLVATAFASNWFPEPARSTFHHWLQSIARYRQLSTNAAKYAALVKS, encoded by the coding sequence ATGGGGTTCGGCGTTCAGCGATTTATTGGCCCCGTCGACCCAAATTTGATCTGTGGAATCTGTAGTGCGGTGCTCGAAGATGCCGTGCTCACGCCATGTGGCCACTCGTTCTGCCAGAGCTGCATCACCACGTGGCTAGCCCGTCCCGGGACTGACACGTGCCCAGAGTGCCGCAGCCACGTGGCCTCCCGTGACGTAAAACCTGTTTTATCGTTACGTAATCTCATAAATGGTTTTGACGTCGGATGTGACTTTAACGAGCGAGGATGTAAGGTGATTTTAAAGCTGGACAGGTTGAAGAACCATTTGCAAACGTGTGGTTACGTGCCTGTCACGTGCGCAGGATGTGAAGAGGCGGTGAGTAGGTTCGAACTCGCCTCTCACCAGATTAGGTGCGAGGGAATTGCAAACTCGGTGAGGGACGAAGATGATGATATTACACCACAACAGAGATTAGGAAATATACGCTTCACTCATGCATTGACTTCTATAGATGTGTCGGAACTTATTTCTAAAATTGCTTCTCTGGAATTTCAGGCGAAAACTCTAAAAAGAGACCTCCAAATTGCGGAATCCAAGAACCGTGTTCTTGATAGAGAATACAGAAAAACTAAAGACGAATTACAACATAAAAGATGTGAGCTTTTAGAACTCAATAACGAATTCGATCCAGATTATGAATACGGGTATTGTCCGCAAAGTATCGCCAAACTTTCTCTCCTAATTGCGCGACATCTACTTAATAAGCCATCATACATTGACAGGGACAAGATATTCACTTCAGTGCGCCGTTGTTATGATAAGTATGCGCGCTGCGGTTCTGAGTTCGAGCATGACGTACACATGCTCGTCGCTACGGCGTTCGCGAGCAACTGGTTTCCGGAACCAGCCCGCAGTACCTTCCACCATTGGCTGCAGAGCATCGCCAGATATAGACAACTTTCCACTAACGCTGCCAAATACGCCGCTCTAGTCAAATCATGA